ACCGAGTGTCTCAGGATTGGGCGGCGATGGCGATGTCTAACTCGGCGATGGACCCGCCCGGCTTGAGCTGTGGTGGTCACCGCGCAAGAATCTGCGCCGGCGGGTCATCGCCAGGTCGTTAGGCAGCAAGAAGAACGAGAACACGCTTCAGGAGCCTACGAGATGAGTGATACCCCCGTCGCGTTTGATCAGATCAATCTCATCGTGGAGAACATGGACGCCACGATCGCCTTTTATTCAAGGCTGGGTCTCTGTGTTCCGCCGGCGTCTGTCTGGCCTCCCGGCAGTGGAGCGCGCCATACAGAAGTGGCCATGCCAAACGGCGTACGGTTGGAGTTCGATAATCACGAAATGGTGCGAATTTGGCACCCAGACTGGATTCCGCGCGACGGCGTGACTCGAGCTGTGCTGGGATTTTCGTTGCCGTCTCGCGAAGCGGTTGATGCGCGTTACGCCGAGCTGACGTCGGCGGGTTATTTTGGTCGGCAACCGCCTCACGATGCCTTCTGGGGAGCTCGTTACGCCATCGTGCAAGATCCGGACGGCAATCACGTGGGACTC
This genomic interval from Deltaproteobacteria bacterium contains the following:
- a CDS encoding glyoxalase, with the translated sequence MSDTPVAFDQINLIVENMDATIAFYSRLGLCVPPASVWPPGSGARHTEVAMPNGVRLEFDNHEMVRIWHPDWIPRDGVTRAVLGFSLPSREAVDARYAELTSAGYFGRQPPHDAFWGARYAIVQDPDGNHVGLMSPKDPQRQFTPVP